Below is a window of Neodiprion virginianus isolate iyNeoVirg1 chromosome 4, iyNeoVirg1.1, whole genome shotgun sequence DNA.
CAAGATTTATATTACTCTTAACTTTCCGTGGTGAGTCAAAAATCaccataaaaaatatttctattgaGATACCACGGTAAGCAACATTTCCACCCTCTGTACGAAGTACTGTGAAGTGCCGAAACTTGACGGTTAAGACCACGGACGTAGGAAATGTTAATACTGAATACGTGTTCTAAAGCTCATCAGGCAGAACGTTGTAGTAAATAGACGGCCAGCTCggaagtgatttttttctgaGGCAACAAAGGGTTTGACCACAGACTTAATTTTGACTGTGAATCCGAATTTAGCTGACGCAACAGTCAGGGTTTGTAAGCTGCCCGCCGCAGAGTGAAGTTTACGAACACTCTAGTCGGTGGACCGCCGGACCAAATAGACATTACGAATGCACCCTAAATCATAGGAAAAGTGTCCATTGAATGCAATTTCTCTAATTTTCTAGCATTTCCATGGCTGAACCGCAAAGTATTGTTCGCTCATTGCGTTGCATCCACAGATCTCTATGCATGCGCACCGCCCATGTATCGCCGGCTTACCGACTACGCGCCACGAAAAttagttacaaaaatttattacgtgTCAGAGGGCGCTACTAAATCGGGAATAAGAAAAACCGGAGCGTAGGCTCTCTCAGTTCCTTTTCTGCTTCAGTCGTGGTCTGTCCCTACTCCGCCGTCAAAAACCGGTGAAGCTGTTGCCTTTTGTACCAAAGTGCCAGCATGCCAGTTATGTAGtgaaaaatagttaaaaattCGCAAGGTGGTTGTGCAGGTTATAATTGTGGTTTAGTTGACGAGGCTAGTATGAGGCtagtttttttcaaagttacgATTGTGTGTAGTAACTAGTACCCGGTGGCACGTGCGCTGCATGGATTGGCTGTTGTCATTAATAAATTCTTCATAACGTATAACGTAAAAACTAAACTTATTTTCAAAGGTACCGTATTTGTTCCAACAGACTATTCTTGGCATATTAGCAATTTGatgtaaaattgaaagtttCGCCAGTATttgaaagtatttttattttcccaggctaaattttcttaattacttctcaattatttcatttaaacgttatttatataaataataaaatccaGAAATATGAGGATGTATGGCTCTATCATGTTCCAAAGAAGAAACGGAAGTTATTGCTTCCTTAAATTTTGATAAGCTTAATTATATCAGGCACTTTCTTTGTACCTAATCTATGAccaaatttattcgaaaatgtGTCATGACTACATATTGCAAGGTGTGATAAGTAATACTTATACATCTCCCATAAAATTAACTCTATGTTAATTTTTGGTTCAGAATAATGTGCTATTAAGCATTTTTGATTAAATTGCTTTTAATTTGCGATATATCGGGTTTCTGCAGTCAATGCAACTGAAATTGcttaaataaagaaataacgTTCGTGAGAAGCTCGCTTATTATCTTTTCCATgtaattttcatgaaaatatttctgtgattttGTAGCAATCGTGCCAGACAGATTTTAGGTATttagttgaatattttataatgcTGAGGTTTTATCTTTACAGATGTGGGTTTTTATACTTTGGTACTCATTCGTATTATGCTTAAACCAAATTACTGCGGATAAACAAGTCAATAAATATGTAACAACGTTAATCGATGCCAAGTGGAAAGAGACGCCTCTTATACTAGAGGTAGCTGAGTATCTCAGTGATGAAAGTCATGACTACTTCTGGGGATTTGTCGATGAAATATCGAGCAGTTCATATTTGCTGCCACCAAATGGTAAGTTGATTTAAATGTAAATTCAACTACatgttaaatttattatcaaatatAATTCTAACATTTCTATATTATAGAACAACATGACGTAATGGTTGTAAatagtaaaattgaaaaattacatgtTCTCTGTAATTAAAGACAACTACTCAGCCATCAGCAAACTGATTAACATCCGTAACTTGCCTTCCTGCAAAAAACACCCTGAATTTCTCTACgtgtacaaattatttaattatctgATTAACTTTTTATATATACCCATCATCGTGTAGCCTCCATCTTTCTTGTCATTTTCTTGAGAAGGAACTGTAATATCATGAATATCCCTCAAACTGGAAGCAACCTGCATGTTAAATCTGTTGCTgcaaaaatgatcaaatttgCAATTCAAATCTCTTCATCGCATTATATTTATAGCCATGGAAAGAGATGCATACAATGTCGCTATCACAGCTACGAAAAAGTTCTTAACTCCAGCTGAAATAGCTGTGCTCAAGCTAGGACTCTCACTGAGAACATATTCATCGCGAGTTGAAATGTTCAATCAAATGGCAGAGAATAGAAACATTTCGCATCTGGGCTGCAGTGTTGCAATGGAAATTGGTGGAAAGCTTACTTGTTCGTTGAAAGATTTGGAAGATCTGGTGAACAAGGTAGACATATTTAATAGATATACAGGAAGAAGAAATAGTGCAATTCTCACCACAAAGTCTTGAAAAATTGTGACCCGTACatgatttatatatatttaatcatCTCATAGCAGCCCAGTGAACTTAACATTTCTTCATAATCAAAAGTGTATTTTCAGATTGAGATATGTTTGAAAACCTGATATCACACTCTTGTAAGATATTGTAGTTTGAATTCCTCTTTGGTTGGTTTTCTTCTTATATTGCCTGATATATTCATTGGAATTTATTCGTCACTAAACTGTTCAACATTCGTGCTTTGCAGCAGGCAGAAGTAGAAATAGACACTTATAGTGTGGATCATCATTATCCTGGTGGCGAGCAATCTGATAAGACTGTGATTCTTTATGGTCAAATGGGAACAACGGAATTCAGCGAATTCCATAGTACATTGAAGTCTTTGGctgaacaaaagaaaattgattatgTTTTGCGCCACTATGTAAACGtaaggaaaattaaattaagGCTATCTTACTTTCTGctaaatttatttatagaaCATTATTAATTTTAGAATCGATCAGAAAAGAAGTTGCGTTTATCAGGATATGGGGTTGAACTTCAAATGAAATCTACAGAATACAAGGCTACTGATGACTCTGACATTAAAGACAATTCAGACAAAGAGGCCGACTCAACAAGTGATggaattgaagaaattgatGGGCTTAATTTTGGGATTTTAAAGTATGAGCTGATTCCATCTCAAAacaatcaaaaatttcaatcatttggCAAATAAATATCCCATTCAGTTGATAATTTAAAGGGAATCGcgttttcagatttttatcaaaaacatGTTCCAAGTCCTGTAGTGATATTTCACCAGTCTTCTATTTTTTATGAACTTTTtcgtttgcaaatttttcaagtgctcACAATTTCTGCTAATTTGTGAAGCAGTTATGATATATTATGATAtgtttacgaaattttcgaGGACGACTGCTCAGAATAAAATTAGCTAGTCaacgaaaaaatgtaattgttgaagaatgaaaatgtttgaagATATTCATGAATACATTATCCAGAAAATACTGTAATCAATCCCAACGTGATTTAAATCATTGGTCCTTACCAGTTCCGGTAATTGATTTGTGAAATGAAATCAGCCCATGATTTGTTACATGCACCGTGTTTAGATTTCGatacatgtaaataatttcttgaaataatACTCCAGTAAAAACCAGCTGCTGTCCACCGTGTATGAACAACGAATcgaatatttatacacaaCCAGGACAATATTTTTGGctgcaaaaaattgaaaattcgtcACACAATGACCCAGAGCAATTTGTTGAATATGATGCGTTTTATGCAGGAATTTATACCCAGACAAGCAGGCCGAACTGGATAAGTTACAGACGCATTTACTAGAGAATAGTCATGAGATTGGAGCATTAAAAGTATGGCAATTTCAAGACTTAAGTCATCAAGCTGCTGAAAGAATTATGAAATCACCTGCAAATGAAGCAATCGATGCACTTACTGATATCGCTCAGAATTTTCCTATGCAGGTCAACATGATCTTTAGTTTGTATTGGCTCATCTATGTAATGATTATAatgttaataattataataataacttaTCACATTTATATCAACTATGTAGGCTAAATCTTTGATTAGAACAAAAGTGAATTctgaaatgaagaaagaaatgaaactgaACCAAGAGATATTCTCTGCAAACTTGAATATTCAACCCACGGATACAGCTTTATTTCTTAATGGACTGTTCTTCGACTTGGAAGCAATCGACATTTTGACTCTCTTGGAGTCGTTACGTGCAGAATTGCGTGTAATGGAATTACTCCATAAAATTGGTAATTCTAAATTTCTTCTGTTTTAGATCATAGATTTATCGTCAATATAAAACTAGTTCAGCTCATTAAggaaaaccaattttcattttgcaaattttattcaaggtTCAATTGTGTTGCAGGGTTTgcaaataagaaaatgaataagCTACTGGCTTTAGATTTGTCAGGGAACGGAGATAGCCAAGATTTTGCTATAGATATCAGAGATTCAGCAATCATATGGGTTAATGATATTGAGAACGATTCACGATACAAACGATGGTCACCATCACTAACTGAGCTTTTACGACCAACATTTCCTGGCATGCTCAGAAACATAAGAAGGAATCTTTATAACTTGGTTAGTAATGTCAGATTCTAGATAACAAACACGCTATAGACATTTTCATCAAACTGTGGTTTTATTTCGACTTTTAGGTCATAATCATTGACCCTCTGAGCAAAGATGCAGTACCACTAATCTCCTTGGCTGAGTCACTATACACACATTCCGCTCCGCTTCGTGTTGGCTTCGTTTTTATCACCAATTATAACACTTCTGTAACAGGTCAAACGGATGCCAGTGTTGCAGTCAATAATGCATACCACTACTTTGCTGAATCACTCGGACACAAAGAGGCAATGCGTTTTCTTTCAGATGCAAGTTTCTCTTATTTACCTAATTTGTATAGAGAGTCGTCATTAGCTGTGTTTTTGATAAAAGTCTTTATGTTATAGCTGAGACACTTTATCGATGAAGACGATACAGATGTGGGTGAAATAAGAAAAGCTATTCTGGCTAGAGATTCATCTGCTGATGTAAATTATATCCTTGGAGAAGAATCAGAGTATGATGTCGGACGTCATTTAGCTAATGACTTTGTAAAACGTACTGGATTCCATAAATTCCCTCAAGCCTTACTGAATGGAATACCTTTACCATCTAACCAGCTTAGCTCAGAATTATTTGAAGAAGCAGTTCTTTCCACCATAATGACGCAGACACCTGCGTTTCAAAAAGCTGTATACCGGGGTGAGCTCACCGAAGGCGACGATGTCATTGATTATATCATGAATCAACCTAATGTTATGCCCAGGTGAAGttactaaatttttattttagtattAATCATCTAACATTTATATGCATGTACTGGATGTGCACAAGTTTTGGTCAGTTTTATTGggtaattttttgaacttgCTGCAATTTAGATATGTTATAGTATATACTGAgatatggaaatttttcaatctcacTTTTAGTGTACACCATTTAATCTATTCAAATTTGACCCTAAAAATCTAGTCAAAAGTTGGTGGATCggcacatatatatattatacatattcttatatttgtttaatattaattatgtAACATTTTGTTACTTAATTCGAAATCTCAGTCACTTTTATAATGTATTTGATGAAACAGGAAATCTATTCACACCTTGAGTTTGTGACGGCTTTGACATAATTAACATTTTTCTGCACAGGTTGAATGAGCGTGTTCTGAAAGTAGAAAAGCATAATTGGCTTGACTTGATTGGAAGCATGCCTGAAACTAACGAAATCTCGAAGTGGAGTTCACAAGATACTTCCAACTGGCTCATGGAACGGAtgaaatacgtatatatatctAGACGCAGCGCTGTACACCACTTATTTACTTTCTGGATCGTAGTTGATTTGAACTTATCTATAGATAGACAATTATTACGAGAAGCATTTGAATATGTGGTAAGTAATGAAAAGCTTCAAATGAATGAAGTATCTACGATTAATTATCATTCCTCACAgcgtcatcatcatcgtcattttatttttgtagaaATCGAATGCAGATGTAAGGATCAGTATTATTGTAAATGGCATTGAGAATAATAGTAGACCTGAAATTGACATAAACAAAGTTGTGCTTGCCGCATTAAATGCATTATCAAGTGAAGAAGCCATGAGATTCATTCTTCAAGTTACACAGGATGATGCAATTTCTCTTATCACTAATGGcaaatatgaaattgaggTGAGCTCGTTCAATCCATAATTCTATTTCACTCTTACttacaatattataaaagaCAAATCTTACGTACTATTAACATACCCATAAGAATAAAATGTCCAAGGGTGTTGTTCTATAATAGAAATACTGTTATTAGAATGAAGatgtgaaaaagaaagttgATGAACAAACAATGACACTTGAGGTGCACAAGCACTATGTAAGAAATGCACTACATTTGGAAAGTGGAATGAGAGCAATCATATGTAATGGCCGTATAATTGGACCATTCGATGAAAGTGAGGAATTTACAAGTGAAGACTTTGGTCTGTTGGAAAGGTTCAGTCAAAATACCTATGGTAATAAACTGTTTAAACATGTAATGAAAGCAGATTCTTTGGACGACGATGACGAATATGGTAAGAtgatatgtaataaaaatgggTATCTTTGTTTTAATGCATAAAAAagcatcaaattatttttaaggCTTATAAAAATGctcataaaaaaattgtacgacctttgttttcagagaaaattgatatcacAGATGATATGATTGTAAAAATCGTAGCACTGTTGGTACCAAGACCACAGACGAGGAGCCGAGTTGATGTGCCATTTCACAGTGACGAACACAGgtaattttgcaatttctaaAGGACAAGCTTCATATTGAAATTCACATGTTTTTTATACTATGTCCAGCTGTGacttgattataattattgtttttgatCGAGTTATCATATATTTCCAGCGCCATCAAAATACCAGCAGGAGATCCTGACAGCGTAGCATTCGATCTTACTGCAATTGTTGACCCAGTTTCTCGGGGGGCACAAAAACTTGGACCGATTATAAGCACTCTGCAACAGACCCTAAACTGCCATGTAAAAGTATTCCTAAACTGTTTGGACAAAAACAGTGATATGCCATTGAAAAGGTATATTTAGTTTAGTACCCATCAGATCTGTGTAAACCAcagtaaatatatttttcctttttcgaaCACGTTTCAATGTTAATTTTACGATTATTTCAGTTTCTACCGATTTGTACTGGAACCGGAATTACAATTTACACCAGAAGGCCAGATCGCTGGTGCAATTGCTAGGTTTAATAAATTACCAACTTCGTCGTTACTTACTCAGCATATCCATGCACCAGAAAATTGGCTGGTTGAAGTTGTGCGCAGCGTATATGACTTGGACAACATTAAATTAGATAATGTAGCGATGGGTGTGCAAAGGTAAATATTTATCGTACTAATTTCGTATGCATGTACAGGAGTGATGCAGTACAGATTTTTCCTACTATATCACTATCAACGgagtataggtatacaatTAGATGCGTGAAAAAGTAAATCCAGCTGcattcacatttttttgtcTATATGATTGTAATCAACTATAGGAGGTAttgttttcaacaatattgTCAACTACTTTACTTGGTAACATATCT
It encodes the following:
- the LOC124302284 gene encoding UDP-glucose:glycoprotein glucosyltransferase isoform X1: MWVFILWYSFVLCLNQITADKQVNKYVTTLIDAKWKETPLILEVAEYLSDESHDYFWGFVDEISSSSYLLPPNAMERDAYNVAITATKKFLTPAEIAVLKLGLSLRTYSSRVEMFNQMAENRNISHLGCSVAMEIGGKLTCSLKDLEDLVNKQAEVEIDTYSVDHHYPGGEQSDKTVILYGQMGTTEFSEFHSTLKSLAEQKKIDYVLRHYVNNRSEKKLRLSGYGVELQMKSTEYKATDDSDIKDNSDKEADSTSDGIEEIDGLNFGILKNLYPDKQAELDKLQTHLLENSHEIGALKVWQFQDLSHQAAERIMKSPANEAIDALTDIAQNFPMQAKSLIRTKVNSEMKKEMKLNQEIFSANLNIQPTDTALFLNGLFFDLEAIDILTLLESLRAELRVMELLHKIGFANKKMNKLLALDLSGNGDSQDFAIDIRDSAIIWVNDIENDSRYKRWSPSLTELLRPTFPGMLRNIRRNLYNLVIIIDPLSKDAVPLISLAESLYTHSAPLRVGFVFITNYNTSVTGQTDASVAVNNAYHYFAESLGHKEAMRFLSDLRHFIDEDDTDVGEIRKAILARDSSADVNYILGEESEYDVGRHLANDFVKRTGFHKFPQALLNGIPLPSNQLSSELFEEAVLSTIMTQTPAFQKAVYRGELTEGDDVIDYIMNQPNVMPRLNERVLKVEKHNWLDLIGSMPETNEISKWSSQDTSNWLMERMKYVYISRRSAVHHLFTFWIVVDLNLSIDRQLLREAFEYVKSNADVRISIIVNGIENNSRPEIDINKVVLAALNALSSEEAMRFILQVTQDDAISLITNGKYEIENEDVKKKVDEQTMTLEVHKHYVRNALHLESGMRAIICNGRIIGPFDESEEFTSEDFGLLERFSQNTYGNKLFKHVMKADSLDDDDEYEKIDITDDMIVKIVALLVPRPQTRSRVDVPFHSDEHSAIKIPAGDPDSVAFDLTAIVDPVSRGAQKLGPIISTLQQTLNCHVKVFLNCLDKNSDMPLKSFYRFVLEPELQFTPEGQIAGAIARFNKLPTSSLLTQHIHAPENWLVEVVRSVYDLDNIKLDNVAMGVQSEFELEHLLLEGHCFEAVMGNPPRGLQITLGTENEPVIVDTIVMANLGYFQLKANPGEWLLRLRQGRSAEIYDITSVDGQDVIQSENNVKVVISSLRSHVLKLKVSKKPDKANVDLLSEDESSSGLWNSISRTFTAAEESEDKDEKLNIFSLASGHLYERFIKIMMLSVIKHTKTPVKFWFLKNYLSPTLKDFLPHMANKYGFEYELVQYKWPRWLHQQTEKQRTIWGYKILFLDVLFPLDVKKIIFVDADQVVRADLKELANLDLGGAPYAYTPFCESRREMDGFRFWQQGYWRNHLQGRRYHISALYVVDLKRFRRIAAGDRLRGQYQALSQDPNSLSNLDQDLPNNMIHQVAIKTLPQEWLWCETWCDDDSKQYAKTIDLCNNPMTKEAKLQAAMRILPEWVGYDEEIKRLQQEIENANRQTEREEGEMMDDSPAHEEL
- the LOC124302284 gene encoding UDP-glucose:glycoprotein glucosyltransferase isoform X2, with protein sequence MWVFILWYSFVLCLNQITADKQVNKYVTTLIDAKWKETPLILEVAEYLSDESHDYFWGFVDEISSSSYLLPPNAMERDAYNVAITATKKFLTPAEIAVLKLGLSLRTYSSRVEMFNQMAENRNISHLGCSVAMEIGGKLTCSLKDLEDLVNKQAEVEIDTYSVDHHYPGGEQSDKTVILYGQMGTTEFSEFHSTLKSLAEQKKIDYVLRHYVNNRSEKKLRLSGYGVELQMKSTEYKATDDSDIKDNSDKEADSTSDGIEEIDGLNFGILKNLYPDKQAELDKLQTHLLENSHEIGALKVWQFQDLSHQAAERIMKSPANEAIDALTDIAQNFPMQAKSLIRTKVNSEMKKEMKLNQEIFSANLNIQPTDTALFLNGLFFDLEAIDILTLLESLRAELRVMELLHKIGFANKKMNKLLALDLSGNGDSQDFAIDIRDSAIIWVNDIENDSRYKRWSPSLTELLRPTFPGMLRNIRRNLYNLVIIIDPLSKDAVPLISLAESLYTHSAPLRVGFVFITNYNTSVTGQTDASVAVNNAYHYFAESLGHKEAMRFLSDLRHFIDEDDTDVGEIRKAILARDSSADVNYILGEESEYDVGRHLANDFVKRTGFHKFPQALLNGIPLPSNQLSSELFEEAVLSTIMTQTPAFQKAVYRGELTEGDDVIDYIMNQPNVMPRLNERVLKVEKHNWLDLIGSMPETNEISKWSSQDTSNWLMERMKYVYISRRSAVHHLFTFWIVVDLNLSIDRQLLREAFEYVKSNADVRISIIVNGIENNSRPEIDINKVVLAALNALSSEEAMRFILQVTQDDAISLITNGKYEIENEDVKKKVDEQTMTLEVHKHYVRNALHLESGMRAIICNGRIIGPFDESEEFTSEDFGLLERFSQNTYGNKLFKHVMKADSLDDDDEYEKIDITDDMIVKIVALLVPRPQTRSRVDVPFHSDEHSAIKIPAGDPDSVAFDLTAIVDPVSRGAQKLGPIISTLQQTLNCHVKVFLNCLDKNSDMPLKSFYRFVLEPELQFTPEGQIAGAIARFNKLPTSSLLTQHIHAPENWLVEVVRSVYDLDNIKLDNVAMGVQSEFELEHLLLEGHCFEAVMGNPPRGLQITLGTENEPVIVDTIVMANLGYFQLKANPGEWLLRLRQGRSAEIYDITSVDGQDVIQSENNVKVVISSLRSHVLKLKVSKKPDKANVDLLSEDESSSGLWNSISRTFTAAEESEDKDEKLNIFSLASGHLYERFIKIMMLSVIKHTKTPVKFWFLKNYLSPTLKDFLPHMANKYGFEYELVQYKWPRWLHQQTEKQRTIWGYKILFLDVLFPLDVKKIIFVDADQVVRADLKELANLDLGGAPYAYTPFCESRREMDGFRFWQQGYWRNHLQGRRYHISALYVVDLKRFRRIAAGDRLRGQYQALSQDPNSLSNLDQDLPNNMIHQVAIKTLPQEWLWCETWCDDDSKQYAKTIDLVSTLMHGDGTTPRTNHSTLKMQ